A window of the Gossypium hirsutum isolate 1008001.06 chromosome A05, Gossypium_hirsutum_v2.1, whole genome shotgun sequence genome harbors these coding sequences:
- the LOC107960486 gene encoding putative protein TPRXL, giving the protein MARQDFLLVALVFIAFVGALAADSSHSSALSKSPSSSPSTSPSSASPTSSPKSSSTKSSPSSSGPSPSPLKSSGGAPKSSASGAPKSSSSSLSPSSRKIGSPKANKGSPFEVESPEEVSSPPLPPTADYEVSDSHSPSSKDKATVVDSVIPLSSSNSLARSPSNTITIKAITSIIVVAAIAELFLS; this is encoded by the coding sequence atggCCCGCCAAGATTTTCTTCTTGTTGCACTTGTTTTCATCGCTTTTGTTGGGGCATTAGCTGCTGATTCATCACATTCATCAGCCCTTTCAAAGTCGCCATCTTCTTCGCCTTCGACGTCACCATCTTCTGCTTCCCCAACTTCCTCCCCCAAGTCTTCCTCTACCAAGTCGTCACCATCCTCTAGTGGCCCTTCTCCGTCACCATTAAAATCCAGTGGAGGAGCACCCAAGTCATCTGCTTCCGGAGCCCCGAAGAGTTCTTCAAGCTCCCTTTCTCCTAGCTCTAGAAAAATTGGTAGCCCCAAGGCCAATAAAGGATCCCCTTTTGAAGTTGAGTCTCCCGAGGAGGTCTCATCCCCTCCTTTGCCGCCAACTGCTGATTATGAAGTTTCCGATTCCCATTCTCCTAGCTCTAAAGACAAGGCTACCGTTGTTGATAGTGTAATCCCTTTATCTAGTAGTAACAGTCTAGCACGATCACCCTCTAATACAATTACTATCAAAGCCATCACTAGCATTATCGTTGTCGCAGCTATTGCAGAATTATTCCTCTCTTAG